Proteins from one Streptomyces genisteinicus genomic window:
- a CDS encoding dihydrolipoamide acetyltransferase family protein — translation MAQVLEFKLPDLGEGLTEAEIVRWLVDVGDVVAIDQPVVEVETAKAMVEVPCPYGGVVTARFGEEGTELPVGAPLLTVAVGAVDAAGATGGDTADAGAAARPEPAASAGSPETSGNVLVGYGTGAPAARRRRLRPAPVAATAAAPASAPAPAAPAPAVAAAVATAPQTARPVLGGPSAGTGSPQDGPVAVISPLVRKLAREHDLDLRGLTGTGPDGLILRADVERALKVPATDAVAAASPPAHAGQSATARGERVPLRGVRGAVADKLSRSRREIPDATCWVDADATELMAARAAMNAAGGPKISLISLLARICTSALRLHPELNSVVDMEAREIVRLPEVHLGFAAQTERGLVVPVVKDAHTRSAESLTGEFARLTEAARQGALTPADLTGGTFTLNNYGVFGVDGSTPIINHPEAAMLGVGRIVPKPWVHQGELAVRQVVQLSLTFDHRVCDGGTAGGFLRYVADCVEHPAVLLRTL, via the coding sequence ATGGCACAGGTGCTGGAGTTCAAGCTCCCGGACCTCGGTGAGGGCCTCACCGAGGCGGAGATCGTGCGCTGGCTCGTCGACGTCGGGGACGTCGTCGCCATCGACCAGCCCGTGGTCGAGGTCGAGACGGCCAAGGCGATGGTCGAGGTGCCCTGCCCGTACGGCGGCGTGGTCACCGCCCGTTTCGGCGAGGAGGGCACGGAACTGCCCGTCGGCGCTCCCCTGCTGACCGTCGCCGTGGGGGCCGTGGACGCGGCCGGAGCCACCGGCGGCGACACGGCGGACGCCGGGGCCGCCGCCCGCCCGGAGCCCGCCGCGTCGGCCGGCTCCCCGGAGACGTCGGGCAACGTCCTCGTCGGCTACGGCACGGGAGCCCCGGCCGCACGGCGCCGGCGCCTGCGGCCCGCACCGGTCGCGGCCACGGCTGCCGCCCCGGCGTCCGCCCCCGCGCCCGCTGCCCCCGCCCCCGCTGTCGCCGCGGCCGTCGCCACCGCGCCGCAGACGGCGCGGCCGGTGCTCGGCGGCCCTTCGGCGGGGACCGGATCGCCGCAGGACGGCCCCGTCGCCGTGATCTCCCCGCTGGTGCGCAAGCTCGCCCGCGAACACGACCTGGACCTGCGGGGGCTCACCGGGACCGGACCCGACGGGCTGATCCTGCGGGCCGACGTCGAGCGCGCCCTCAAGGTGCCCGCCACGGACGCGGTGGCGGCAGCGAGCCCGCCGGCGCATGCCGGGCAGTCCGCAACCGCCCGGGGCGAGCGGGTGCCGCTGCGCGGAGTGCGCGGGGCGGTTGCCGACAAGCTCTCGCGCAGCAGGCGCGAGATCCCGGACGCCACCTGCTGGGTCGACGCCGACGCCACGGAACTGATGGCGGCCCGGGCGGCGATGAACGCGGCGGGCGGACCGAAGATCTCGCTCATCTCGCTGCTGGCCCGCATCTGCACGTCGGCGCTCCGCCTGCACCCCGAGCTCAACTCCGTGGTCGACATGGAGGCCCGCGAGATCGTGCGGCTGCCCGAGGTCCATCTCGGATTCGCCGCCCAGACCGAGCGGGGCCTGGTCGTCCCGGTGGTGAAGGACGCGCACACGAGGAGCGCCGAATCCCTCACGGGGGAGTTCGCCCGGCTGACGGAGGCGGCCCGGCAGGGGGCGCTGACCCCGGCCGACCTGACCGGCGGCACGTTCACCCTGAACAACTACGGGGTGTTCGGCGTCGACGGCTCCACGCCGATCATCAACCACCCGGAGGCGGCGATGCTCGGGGTCGGCCGCATCGTGCCGAAGCCGTGGGTGCACCAAGGCGAGCTGGCGGTCCGTCAGGTGGTCCAGCTGTCGCTGACCTTCGACCACCGCGTGTGCGACGGCGGCACGGCGGGAGGCTTCCTGCGGTACGTGGCCGACTGCGTGGAACACCCGGCGGTGCTGCTGCGCACGCTGTAG
- a CDS encoding NTP transferase domain-containing protein → MTTAQATVDTAYDAVVLAGGAAERLGGADKPSVRVGGRPLLDRVLGACTGAGRTVVVGGRRATVRPVVWTREDPPGGGPAAALDAGVRQCDAQTVVVLSADLPFLANATVDRLLAVLAETGREGAVLTDGEGRDQPLVAAYRTEPLRRELALLATEHGSLTGLPLRLLTHELDLARLGSDSLASFDCDTWEDVSAARARIREHGHVLDEWITAAKAELGVELDVDTHVLLDLARDAAHGVARPAAPLTTFLVGYAAAQAGGGPEAVADAARRAVALAARWAEESDGADAPAAPGTGTGGGNATDATDTTDGGDASG, encoded by the coding sequence GTGACGACAGCACAGGCGACCGTGGACACCGCGTACGACGCCGTCGTGCTCGCCGGTGGCGCGGCCGAGCGCCTCGGCGGCGCCGACAAGCCCTCCGTGCGCGTGGGCGGGCGGCCTCTCCTCGACCGTGTGCTCGGGGCCTGCACGGGCGCCGGCCGTACCGTCGTGGTCGGCGGGCGCAGAGCGACCGTCCGGCCCGTCGTGTGGACCCGGGAGGACCCTCCGGGAGGCGGCCCCGCCGCGGCTCTCGACGCCGGCGTGCGCCAGTGCGACGCGCAGACGGTGGTGGTCCTCTCCGCGGACCTGCCCTTCCTGGCGAATGCCACGGTGGACCGGCTGCTCGCGGTGCTGGCGGAGACCGGACGCGAGGGGGCCGTTCTGACGGACGGCGAGGGGCGCGACCAACCGCTGGTCGCCGCCTACCGGACCGAGCCGCTGCGACGTGAACTCGCGCTTCTCGCCACCGAACACGGCAGCCTCACCGGGCTTCCCCTACGGCTGCTCACGCACGAACTGGACCTCGCCCGCCTGGGGAGTGACTCCCTCGCCTCGTTCGACTGCGACACCTGGGAGGACGTCTCCGCCGCCCGGGCACGCATCAGGGAGCATGGGCACGTGCTTGATGAATGGATCACCGCAGCCAAGGCCGAACTCGGCGTGGAGCTCGACGTCGACACCCACGTCCTCCTCGACCTCGCGCGCGACGCCGCCCACGGCGTCGCCCGCCCTGCGGCGCCGCTGACCACGTTCCTCGTCGGTTACGCCGCCGCGCAGGCCGGCGGAGGCCCCGAGGCCGTGGCGGACGCCGCGCGCCGGGCCGTCGCGCTCGCGGCCCGCTGGGCCGAGGAGTCGGACGGCGCGGACGCGCCCGCCGCCCCGGGGACGGGCACCGGCGGCGGGAACGCCACGGACGCCACGGACACCACGGACGGCGGGGACGCATCGGGATGA